Proteins from a genomic interval of Rhodothermus marinus:
- a CDS encoding peptidoglycan recognition protein family protein: protein MRMPRRLLLLALLVLVPVARAQQRSDVVERPVRIQTPALKKEGGHTVWEARSDTLPGPFTGIILRGTTRPGATLRGWIRLGDRDDWHELTILRQQRSAIFWAGYRSDSLLHAPFFRVRFEGEGAGVLQIIEAGTFNHLDDSLQGALKWHIVPGRPSGHIRAPHLIRRSEWGARPFVGTPTPQPYYDYETFHHTAGFAPRTYEEGIQEVRNIQQFHQDVRGWSDIGYHFLLDLEGRIYQGRPFADESIPFDQGPPLVIGAHVGGHNTGNIGVAIMGCFHPPEGSHCIDQLTPAARDSLVLLLAYLIDTYGIDPLHIRGHREWPSASTACPGDNNMALLPAIREEVAELLKRGTTQPAELVAEVSVDADGVVRLRWNVVTLRNASRLAIVRQAGVRADTIYQTTELASGEFADVTAPTSAQLVYQFVVFSDTGYPFVLAEDTVQLPHYADWLRVAVFPSPFVEEARLRYYLRTTAWVEADLFDVLGRPVRRLIRGYVTSGWHGVSFALRGAATGMYYVRFRASLIGNREFVRVIPVVYVGGL from the coding sequence ATGCGTATGCCAAGACGACTTCTGTTGCTGGCGTTGCTGGTTCTGGTGCCGGTTGCACGGGCGCAGCAGCGCTCCGATGTGGTCGAGCGCCCGGTCAGGATTCAGACGCCCGCTCTCAAAAAGGAAGGCGGTCACACGGTCTGGGAGGCTCGTAGTGACACGCTCCCTGGACCATTTACCGGGATCATACTCCGGGGAACGACCAGGCCGGGCGCGACGCTCCGGGGATGGATCCGGCTGGGCGACCGCGACGACTGGCATGAACTGACAATCCTGCGGCAGCAACGGTCGGCCATTTTCTGGGCGGGCTATCGAAGCGATAGCCTGTTGCATGCACCGTTTTTCCGCGTTCGCTTCGAGGGCGAAGGGGCCGGCGTGTTACAGATCATTGAGGCGGGCACCTTTAATCACCTTGACGACTCGTTGCAAGGGGCCCTGAAGTGGCACATCGTGCCCGGGCGTCCATCCGGTCATATTCGGGCGCCCCACCTTATTCGTCGAAGCGAGTGGGGCGCTCGCCCTTTCGTCGGCACACCGACACCGCAGCCCTACTACGACTACGAGACCTTTCATCATACGGCCGGATTTGCACCGCGCACCTACGAGGAAGGAATTCAGGAGGTGCGCAACATTCAGCAGTTTCATCAGGACGTGCGGGGCTGGAGCGACATCGGCTATCACTTTCTGCTCGATCTGGAGGGGCGCATTTACCAGGGACGCCCTTTTGCCGATGAGAGCATTCCGTTCGATCAGGGCCCGCCGCTTGTGATCGGAGCCCACGTTGGAGGACACAACACGGGCAATATCGGCGTGGCCATCATGGGGTGTTTTCATCCGCCCGAGGGCTCGCATTGCATTGATCAGCTCACGCCTGCGGCCCGCGACTCGCTCGTGTTGCTGCTGGCCTACCTGATCGACACCTACGGCATCGATCCGCTGCACATCCGCGGGCATCGTGAATGGCCCTCGGCCTCGACGGCCTGTCCGGGTGACAATAACATGGCGCTGCTACCCGCCATCCGAGAAGAGGTGGCCGAACTGCTCAAGCGGGGCACCACACAGCCGGCCGAGCTTGTGGCGGAGGTAAGTGTCGATGCCGATGGGGTGGTGCGTCTGCGCTGGAACGTCGTCACCCTTCGTAATGCCAGCCGACTTGCGATTGTGCGACAGGCCGGGGTGCGGGCGGATACGATCTACCAGACAACAGAACTGGCGTCCGGGGAATTTGCCGACGTGACGGCTCCCACATCGGCCCAGCTGGTCTACCAGTTCGTGGTCTTCTCTGATACGGGCTATCCATTCGTTCTCGCGGAGGACACGGTTCAACTGCCGCACTATGCCGACTGGCTTCGTGTGGCGGTCTTCCCGTCACCTTTCGTTGAGGAAGCGCGCCTTCGTTACTACCTGCGCACCACGGCCTGGGTCGAGGCCGACCTGTTTGACGTGCTCGGGCGCCCGGTGCGTCGTCTGATCCGGGGATATGTCACCTCGGGCTGGCATGGCGTTTCCTTTGCCCTTCGGGGAGCGGCTACCGGGATGTACTATGTGCGTTTCCGTGCCAGTCTGATCGGCAATCGGGAATTCGTGCGGGTGATCCCCGTCGTGTACGTGGGAGGACTTTAG
- a CDS encoding PorV/PorQ family protein — MSGSLRSSNNLLKLLAVVFLVGGAPAVRAQLSNEGPARGTITKVGTTGAQFLKLGVGARPLALGGAYVALGTDLPAIYWNVAGLAWFRGGAAQFTHTDYLAGISYDVALVAISLGSAGSIGAGLYYLNSGEMPVRTVEEPEGTGERFSVQNLALQLSYARNLTDRFALGGSVKYIRESIWHSSASAVAVDIGVRFITPFERLVIGASISNFGPKMRMDGRDIYFSVDPDLQNQGNVEVVNAAYLLDSYDLPLLFRFGVAFTAYENRDVRFMLLSDAAHPNDNTEYMNFGAELNLRDLLALRIGYKNVFERDGEQGLTLGGGLTLVSAGLRAHFDFAHASFGRLGSTRWVSVGVAF; from the coding sequence ATGTCGGGAAGTTTGCGGTCATCAAATAACCTGCTGAAACTGCTGGCCGTCGTTTTTCTGGTGGGCGGAGCGCCGGCAGTCCGGGCCCAGCTCTCCAACGAAGGGCCGGCGCGGGGCACCATCACCAAGGTGGGGACGACGGGCGCACAGTTCCTGAAGCTGGGGGTGGGGGCCCGGCCGCTGGCACTGGGCGGTGCCTACGTGGCACTGGGGACCGATCTGCCGGCGATCTACTGGAATGTGGCGGGTCTGGCGTGGTTTCGTGGGGGAGCGGCCCAGTTCACGCACACCGACTATCTGGCCGGGATCTCCTATGACGTCGCGCTGGTGGCCATCTCGCTGGGATCGGCCGGCTCCATCGGAGCTGGACTCTATTACCTGAACTCCGGAGAGATGCCGGTGCGTACCGTGGAAGAGCCGGAAGGTACCGGTGAGCGCTTTTCGGTGCAGAACCTTGCGCTGCAGCTCTCCTATGCACGCAACCTCACCGATCGCTTTGCGCTGGGCGGCTCGGTCAAATACATCCGGGAGTCGATCTGGCATAGCAGCGCCTCGGCCGTGGCCGTGGACATCGGGGTGCGCTTCATCACGCCGTTTGAGCGCCTGGTCATAGGCGCCAGCATCTCGAATTTCGGTCCCAAGATGCGCATGGACGGAAGGGACATCTACTTCAGTGTGGATCCGGACCTGCAAAACCAGGGCAACGTCGAGGTGGTCAACGCGGCTTATCTGCTGGATTCGTACGACCTGCCGCTGCTGTTTCGCTTTGGTGTGGCCTTTACTGCCTATGAAAATCGAGATGTTCGGTTTATGCTGCTGAGTGATGCGGCGCACCCGAACGATAACACGGAGTACATGAATTTCGGCGCCGAGCTGAATCTCCGCGATCTACTGGCCCTGCGGATCGGCTACAAGAATGTCTTCGAGCGCGACGGCGAGCAGGGATTGACGCTCGGAGGCGGATTGACGCTGGTGTCTGCCGGATTGCGTGCTCATTTCGACTTTGCGCACGCGAGTTTTGGCCGGCTGGGGTCGACCCGGTGGGTCAGCGTGGGTGTCGCCTTCTGA